A stretch of the Lolium perenne isolate Kyuss_39 chromosome 3, Kyuss_2.0, whole genome shotgun sequence genome encodes the following:
- the LOC127341838 gene encoding phosphoribosylamine--glycine ligase, which produces MACAAYSIRGHLKLAGGHGLYALANDRLSSSLKPSVSYPSSRQWSNISSNAARHTACHSHLIVGNSERWRSSLKASLEDGTIVAEGRITVLVIGGGGREHALCFALNRSPSCEAVLCAPGNVGIAQSGDAVCISDLDISNSDAVISLCHKRGVGMVVIGPEGPLVAGLTNDLVKAGIPTFGPSSEAAALEGSKDFMKKLCDTYNIPTAQYHAFTDPAKAKQYVRDQGAPIVVKADGLAAGKGVVVAMTLDEAFEAIDSMLVEESFGPAGSRIIIEEYLEGEEASFFALVDGEKALPLESAQDHKRVGDGDVGPNTGGMGAYSPAPIVTEELKHTIMETIIIPTVKGMAAEGCKFVGVLYAGLMIEKESGLPKLIEYNVRFGDPECQVLMMRLESDLAQVLLSACKGELGKVSLTWSPEIAMVVVMASEGYPGSYKKGTVIKNIDKAEQVSPDVKIFHAGTALDGDGNLVAVGGRVLGVTVKGKDIEEARSRAYDAVDVVDWPEGFFRGDIGWRALKQEQMANY; this is translated from the exons ATGGCATGTGCTGCTTACAGTATCAGGGGCCATCTCAAGCTCGCCGGAGGGCATGGCCTGTATGCCCTGGCCAATGATCGCCTGTCCAGCAGCTTGAAGCCTTCGGTATCTTATCCTTCTTCTCGGCAGTGGAGTAATATCTCTAGCAATGCAGCACGACACACCGCCTGCCATTCTCACTTGATTGTCGGAAATTCAGAAAGATGGCGCTCAAGCTTGAAAGCTTCACTGGAGGATGGTACCATTGTTGCTG AAGGGAGGATAACTGTATTGGTCATTGGTGGTGGAGGAAGGGAACATGCACTTTGTTTTGCTTTGAACCGTTCACCTTCTTGTGAGGCAGTTTTATGCGCCCCTGGTAATGTTGGTATTGCTCAATCTGGAGATGCGGTCTGTATCTCGGACTTAGACATCTCCAATAGTGATGCTGTTATATCTTTGTGCCACAAGAGGGGAGTGGGAATGGTGGTAATAGGTCCTGAAGGTCCTCTTGTTGCGGGTCTTACGAATGACCTTGTCAAAGCTGGGATACCAACCTTTGGTCCTTCATCGGAGGCTGCAGCTTTAGAGGGATCAAAGGACTTTATGAAGAAGCTGTGTGATACGTATAATATCCCAACTGCTCAG TATCACGCATTCACGGATCCCGCGAAAGCTAAACAATATGTCCGGGATCAAGGGGCCCCTATTGTTGTTAAAGCCGATGGATTGGCTGCTGGAAAGGGCGTCGTTGTTGCTATGACTTTGGATGAGGCATTTGAAGCAATAGACTCTATGCTGGTTGAAGAGTCATTTGGTCCTGCTGGTTCACGGATCATTATTGAGGAGTACCTAGAGGGTGAAGAAGCCTCATTCTTTGCATTAGTAGATGGTGAGAAGGCTTTGCCACTTGAATCAGCACAGGATCACAAAAGAGTTGGTGATGGTGATGTTGGCCCAAACACAGGTGGTATGGGTGCATACTCCCCTGCTCCAATAGTGACGGAAGAACTTAAGCACACAATTATGGAAACCATAATTATTCCAACTGTTAAAGGTATGGCTGCTGAAGGATGCAAGTTTGTTGGTGTATTATATGCTGGGCTTATGATAGAAAAAGAATCTGGTCTGCCTAAGCTTATTGAATACAATGTGCGATTTGGGGATCCTGAATGCCAG GTTCTGATGATGAGATTAGAATCCGATCTTGCACAGGTTCTGCTGTCTGCATGCAAAGGGGAACTTGGCAAGGTTTCACTAACCTGGTCACCTGAAATCGCAATGGTAGTTGTGATGGCAAGTGAAGGATACCCTGGCTCTTATAAGAAGGGAACTGTAATAAAAAATATCGACAAGGCCGAGCAGGTTTCTCCAGATGTTAAGATATTCCATGCTGGAACAGCTTTGGATGGAGATGGGAACCTTGTAGCTGTCGGAGGCCGAGTTCTTGGTGTCACTGTAAAGGGCAAGGACATTGAAGAAGCGAGGTCAAGGGCATATGATGCAGTTGATGTTGTGGACTGGCCAGAAGGATTCTTCAGGGGGGATATCGGTTGGAGGGCACTGAAACAGGAGCAGATGGCTAACTACTGA